The DNA window TAGAATTATATTTAATGAAGCATCTAAAATTAACGACAGAAACATAAATATGTATTGTAATTACTGGCCTTTCATATGGTTTATTTGAAGtacatacatttaaacatgtctaaacaGGAATAAACAGCAGTCACTACTGAACAGACGTGCCTTGTACTGTTTCTGATTAGATTATATAATGTCAGGTCAGATTGGCTTGGATTTTCAAACGAAAAGGAAATTCTCCATTTGGAGTTTTGATTAGAAAACATTTtcagaatgaaaaataatgaatCTGTGATAGACAAGAAAGAATTGTGTACCAAGAATTCtactttaatacattaatacactacattgataattaaaaaaattacaagtcCCCCAAATGACACTGGAATTAGGGCAGGGCAAAACAATTTGATTGCCTTAGCGTTACAGAGAGACAAATTCTCCATTTACAGTATTAACttcaaaacatttacacaatgaaaaaaaagccaTTGTACTTTCAAGACTAGACTCAAGCCAACACTGCTCAAATCAGTTTATGTCAGATAACCTTGTTTCAtgtgtaatctttttttttttttataaacatactTCATATCATGACATTGTAGGTTGTTGAGCAAGCTCGTTAGACTCTTTGTGAAGACACCACACCAGAGTCTGTCCGACTCCTGTCATGGTCACCACTCTGTAGGCGAGCTTCTCGAGCTTATCCAGGACTAATCGCGGTGGTTCATCCACGTAGTATTCCGAACTGCAAGACACaaacatattcatatttattctaTTGAGGTTTTATTCTGTTGAAATTTAAACCACATGCTCTGACTCTGACAGAACAACCAGTTGTAAAATTAGCTGCTGTATTTCATTTCGAATGCTATGCAAATTATTGGCaaaacattaattcattttctaccgcttatccgaactactcgggtcacggggagcctgtgcctatctcaggcatcatcgggcatcaaggcaggataccctggacagagtgccaacccatcgcagggcacacacatacactcacacgctcaatcactcacacaatacggacaattttccggaGATGCCAGGAATATATGGTACGTGGTAGAGACACAGCCGTCTGGACCTTATTATTAACTCAGTCCTCTTTGGTAATAATGACCCTGTGATTGACAAGACAGAGTACCAAGAAGATTACTTTAATATTTCCCACTAGGGCTATAAAATTCTTCAAAATACAAATAGCCAACTTAACTATTTGATTTTtgaaggattttattttaaataataggaAAAGATACTTGTGGATTTGAATCCTTCTCTCTAGTCGGTTGTCTTACTCTAGCATTCGGTCTGACGGCTCCATATTAGCGTCATCAGTAGAAAcattaaaaactaaaagaaagtagataattttttaaaatttaatttattaaatgacGATATCCGACATGATCAATGATTCAGATTAATCGTTGCAGCTCAAACTGACATGCTGTAGTCTGCAGATCTAATTTAACTTTAATCTCATGCTAATTCTGTTTTGGCTAGCCTATCACAATCAGAATATGCTTTCTTTATTTGGCAAGTATGCTCACATATACAAGGAATTTCTTTTGTGCTGGAGGTAGACacagaacattaacattaaatataaacaggatAAAGCAATTAAGAATAGAAAACAGGTGGAACTCAGGAGTCCTATGttgagataaaatgtacacatgtacaggaGATATTACAGTTAAATTTTGTTGTTAATTACAACAGTCACTATATGCATATTACTTACTATGAGCACTTTCATGCCGGCACAAAAGGTGAACAAACaatgataaataaattgatagacagacagacagacactttaCTGAGGGACTACAGGTGAAAAATAGCCATCTGGCTAAGTCTGGCATattgacagaaatgtttattaatatgcattgtccctgtaataaataaataaacaaacacacacacacaaacaaacaaataaataaataaatactgatgcTAGAGGAAATACAAAATTACACAATCCAAACACTCGGGCTATATCTGGGTGGTTCACATGATCTAGTATTCTATACACCAGTTAGTAGTTCACTCAGATAGTACTTACTATTACtagtttatttacttttatttttaatgagacCCTGATTCATTTCTTATTACAGACGTTCCACAGAGATATGGAAAAGTACTGCTCTTGTCTGTGTTCCCTTCAAACCATCACATTCAGTATTCTCCCCTGTTACTCACCTTTAACCCTAGATACCTAAAGGAGTGTCAACAAATATATTAGAGTTAGATTAGGACCCAAACCTCGCCCCCACCtaggctactcagaccacatctctgttatgctaattccagcatacagaccactcgtcagactaTAAACCGGTTCTGAAGGTGAAAACCTGACCAGCAGGAGCCACATCTGCTCTttaggactgctttgagtgcgctgactggaacatcttcaggaagGCTGAAACCAATGGTGGTCAATTTGGAGGAGTACATGGCCTCAGTGATCAGCTACattggcaagtgcattgatgatgtgaccACCTCCAAGACCTTCACCACACTCTCAAACCAGAAGCCATGGAcatgtgtgttaaagtgtgtgttctgCTGACAACAGAGATCTAGCCTTCAGAACAAGGGACAGGAAGgtcctaagaacagcaagggccaaactgtcccgagctaTCAGAGAAGAAAGTacgcacatgcccagacaatccacagccacttccaggacagtgGAGTCACCCAGCGCATATGGCAGAGCATATAGACGATCACGAACTACAAGACATCTTCACCTGCATGCAATAGTGATGCCTTCCTCCTAGATGCGCTGAATGACTTGTACGCTCGATTTGTGGTGCAGAATAATGTagcggcaaggaagaccatccctccccccaaCGATCATGTACTCTGCCTATCCACGGCCgatgtgaggagaactctatgtagagttaacccacggaggTCTACTGGACAAGACAATATTgacagggtgctcagggaatgtgtagaacagctagcggatgtcttcactgacatcttcaacgtTTCCCTGAGCAGCACTGTTgctcctacgtgcctcaagacaccaccattgtccccgtcccaaaaaagtctacagtgtcctgcctcaaggACTATCGTCCTGCCGCACTCATGCCCATTGTTGTGAAGTGCTTCAAGAAGCTcttcatgaggcacatcaagacccagctatcacccttactggaccccctacagtttgcctattgcccaaaccgctccacagatgatgccattgccacagccctttatttagccctcacccacctggacaataaagacatgtacatacaaattctgttcatagactttagttcagcattcaatactataatccctcagcacctgattgggagctgagcctgctgggaccaaacacctccctctgcaactggatcctgtacttcctgactgggagacctcagtcagtccggatcaagaacatcatctccagcaccaccacactgagcactggagcccctcagggctgtgtgctcagcctACCGCtattcaccttgctgactcacaattgtgcagcaatgcacaatCGAACCATATTATCAAGTTTGCCAATGACAACAGTGGTTGGtttcatcagcaagaacgacgagtcagcatatgAGAgaaggtgcaacagctaactgtctggtgtagagccaaAAACCTgtttctgaatgttgataaaactaaagagatggttgttaaCTTCAAGGGAAGCACAGAGTGACCAATCTCCGCTGAACACCGATGGATCGTCAGGAGCACCAAATTTCATGCCTatcggagaacctcacctggtcactcaaaaccagctccatcaccaagaaagcccagcagcatctctacttcttacaaagaAAAGTACATCTCCCTCCcctacatcttttttttttttttttttttttttacagaggaACCAtggagagcattctgagcagctgcatcactgtctggtttgggaactgcaccgtTGTGAATCGCAAGACTCTGCAGCAGATAGTAaggacagctgagaaaatcattggagtctctcttccctctatcatggacatttacaccacatgctgcatccgcaaggccaacagcattgtgattgtccccacacacccctcacacactcttcaccctcctgccatctggaaaaggTACCGAATCATTCGGTcgctcacgaccagactgtgtaacagtttcttcccacaagtcatcagactccttaataactgaacttaatgagcacaacacacacatgcacatcaactgtatggactgcacagacctatactaaatacacacacatactatatatatatatccatcaaactgtttatatgctgttttgcacactgctctttacacatgctgtctcacatttcagttaattgctgttttgcacaacatctcaggtaactgctgctataatactgtgttcatttcagtatttctcacacgcaatattgtttgaacatacagtatttacactgcgCGGcgctgattttgtttttattgtcttttgtttattgtcatctgtgtattgtcttgtattttctgtttgcactatcctttgtcctgcactgacttttctgtcttttgtccttcactgtttgcaccaggttgcacagttgcacattagctggctaggactacttactaagtccttagctctgtctttgttttatgtagcaccatggtcctggggaaacgttgtctcatttcactgtgtactgcaacagctatatatgtttggaatgacaataaaagcttcttgacttgacttactACAGGTTATTGTAGACAACTCACTGCCTTTCTCATAGACAGCTTTGCATTGACTATGACAGTGGCACAGACTTCCTGCGTCATCATCACTCATACGATAAGCGCAAATGGATAGAACAGAACAAACCTTTGCGAATGAAACTCGGAGCGCCTGCTGTGCCTCTGTGTGCGTCCACGGGAACGATGGACAAGATTTTACAAGCAAAATTCTGTGAAATTAATCATAGAATTCATGGCTGAATACTTTTCAAGTCTAGacaagaagattttattgtcatttcgacCATATATAGTTGGCACAGTAcgtagtgaaatgaaacaacatttctccaggacattgatgctacataaaacaacacagagctaaggacataAAATAAGTTCTACTAGCCACATGAAGTGCATTAtgtgcactcactcactcattttcaaccgcttatccgaaatt is part of the Tachysurus fulvidraco isolate hzauxx_2018 chromosome 12, HZAU_PFXX_2.0, whole genome shotgun sequence genome and encodes:
- the gchfr gene encoding GTP cyclohydrolase 1 feedback regulatory protein, whose product is MPYILVSTQIRMESGPTRVGDEYSDPALMLYLGARRTTMLGNNFSEYYVDEPPRLVLDKLEKLAYRVVTMTGVGQTLVWCLHKESNELAQQPTMS